In Arsenicicoccus dermatophilus, a genomic segment contains:
- the hisH gene encoding imidazole glycerol phosphate synthase subunit HisH codes for MNAPDVVVLDYGSGNVRSAVRALEHVGARVTLTADEHRVLEADGLFVPGVGNFHACLRGLRAVDGHRLIDIRLAGARPVLGICVGMQAMFEASVEPSTQGAVPGLDQWPGTVERLPAAVVPHMGWSRVQAPADTALLAGVADERFYFVHSYAVREWTLQPHGPFEVVTPKVTWAEHGVPFVAAVENGPLSATQFHPEKSGEAGLHLVENWVRSLR; via the coding sequence GTGAACGCGCCGGACGTGGTGGTGCTGGACTACGGCAGCGGCAACGTCCGCTCGGCGGTGCGAGCACTCGAGCACGTCGGTGCTCGAGTGACGCTGACGGCCGACGAGCACCGGGTGCTCGAGGCGGACGGGTTGTTCGTGCCGGGGGTCGGCAACTTCCACGCCTGCCTGCGTGGTCTGCGGGCGGTGGACGGCCACCGGCTGATCGACATCCGCCTGGCCGGGGCCCGCCCGGTGCTGGGCATCTGCGTCGGCATGCAGGCGATGTTCGAGGCCTCGGTGGAGCCGTCGACCCAGGGCGCGGTCCCGGGGCTCGACCAGTGGCCCGGCACGGTCGAGCGTCTGCCGGCGGCGGTCGTCCCGCACATGGGCTGGTCGAGGGTGCAGGCACCCGCTGACACCGCGCTGTTGGCGGGGGTGGCGGACGAGCGCTTCTACTTCGTCCACTCGTATGCCGTCCGTGAGTGGACCCTGCAGCCCCACGGTCCCTTCGAGGTGGTCACGCCGAAGGTCACCTGGGCCGAGCACGGGGTGCCGTTCGTCGCCGCGGTGGAGAACGGGCCGCTGTCCGCCACCCAGTTTCACCCCGAGAAGTCGGGTGAGGCCGGGCTCCACCTGGTCGAGAACTGGGTGCGCTCGCTGCGCTGA
- the hisB gene encoding imidazoleglycerol-phosphate dehydratase HisB — protein sequence MTDRPTHRTATVSRATSESRIELTLDLDGTGRAQVSTGVRFYDHMLESFAKHSLMDLTVQADGDIDVDAHHTVEDVAICLGQALRQALGDKRGISRFGDAMVPLDEALAQAVVDVAGRAYVVHEGEPEGQAYVLIGGQYVGSLTRHVFESIAHNAHIALHVRVLSGRDPHHLVEAQIKAFARALRAACALDPRVQGIPSAKGAL from the coding sequence ATGACCGACCGGCCCACACACCGCACCGCCACGGTCTCCCGCGCCACCTCCGAGTCCCGGATCGAGCTCACCCTCGACCTGGACGGCACGGGCCGAGCCCAGGTGTCCACGGGCGTCCGGTTCTACGACCACATGCTCGAGTCCTTCGCCAAGCACTCGCTGATGGACCTCACGGTCCAGGCCGACGGGGACATCGACGTGGACGCCCACCACACCGTGGAGGACGTCGCCATCTGCCTCGGGCAGGCGCTCCGGCAGGCCCTGGGCGACAAGCGCGGCATCTCCCGCTTCGGCGATGCCATGGTTCCGCTCGACGAGGCTCTGGCCCAGGCCGTGGTCGACGTGGCGGGCCGGGCCTACGTCGTCCACGAGGGCGAGCCCGAGGGGCAGGCGTATGTCCTCATCGGCGGGCAGTACGTCGGGTCGCTGACCCGACATGTCTTCGAGTCGATCGCCCACAACGCCCACATCGCCTTGCACGTGCGGGTCCTGTCCGGTCGCGACCCGCACCACCTGGTCGAGGCCCAGATCAAGGCCTTCGCCCGGGCCCTGCGCGCCGCCTGCGCGCTCGACCCCCGGGTCCAGGGCATCCCCAGCGCCAAGGGAGCGCTCTGA
- a CDS encoding histidinol-phosphate transaminase, with the protein MTSRAVTQVEALLRPDLRGRTAYGAPQLDVPVQLNTNESSYPLPPVVVTATTEAVAAVAPHLNRYPDREFSQLRDRLAGYLTRTGGVDIAPEQVWAGNGSNEVLLHLVQAFGGVTRRALGFTPAYSMHPIITETTGTTFVHGYRGEGFHDEAHRFDLSIESAVAQVQEQDPHLVFLCSPNNPTGTALSLDLVEAVHDAAPHAVVIVDEAYAEFARPGTPSALTLLAGRPRLVVTRTLSKAFALAGGRLGYLAADPALVDALRLVRMPYHLSSVTQAVAVAALDHADLMLATVEAIKDQRDRIVAELSTLGLSPVASDANFVFFGGVADSHVLWQALLDQGVLVRDVGIPHYLRVTAGTPAETDRFLTALRELAPTHRLEPR; encoded by the coding sequence ATGACCTCGCGAGCGGTTACCCAGGTCGAGGCGCTGCTGCGGCCGGACCTGCGCGGCCGGACGGCCTACGGCGCTCCCCAGCTGGACGTCCCCGTCCAGCTCAACACCAACGAGTCGTCATACCCGCTGCCGCCGGTCGTGGTGACCGCGACGACCGAGGCCGTGGCCGCGGTCGCTCCCCACCTCAACCGCTATCCCGACCGCGAGTTCTCGCAGCTGCGCGACCGGCTCGCGGGCTACCTCACCCGCACCGGCGGGGTCGACATCGCCCCCGAGCAGGTCTGGGCCGGCAACGGCTCGAACGAGGTGCTGCTGCACCTGGTCCAGGCCTTCGGCGGGGTGACGCGGCGGGCGCTGGGCTTCACGCCCGCCTACTCCATGCACCCGATCATCACCGAGACCACGGGCACGACCTTCGTGCACGGCTACCGCGGCGAGGGCTTCCACGACGAGGCGCACCGCTTCGACCTGTCGATCGAGTCCGCGGTCGCCCAGGTGCAGGAGCAGGACCCGCACCTGGTGTTCCTCTGCTCGCCCAACAACCCCACGGGCACGGCGCTGTCGCTGGACCTGGTCGAGGCGGTGCACGACGCCGCGCCGCACGCGGTGGTGATCGTGGACGAGGCCTACGCCGAGTTCGCCCGCCCCGGCACGCCGTCCGCGCTCACGCTGCTGGCCGGGCGCCCCAGGCTCGTCGTCACCCGCACCCTGAGCAAGGCCTTCGCCCTCGCCGGCGGTCGCCTCGGCTACCTCGCGGCCGACCCCGCCCTGGTGGACGCGTTGCGGCTGGTGCGCATGCCCTATCACCTGTCCTCGGTCACCCAGGCCGTCGCGGTGGCCGCGCTCGACCACGCCGACCTCATGCTCGCCACCGTCGAGGCGATCAAGGACCAGCGCGACCGCATCGTCGCCGAGCTGTCGACCCTGGGTCTGAGCCCGGTGGCCAGCGACGCCAACTTCGTCTTCTTCGGGGGTGTCGCCGACTCGCACGTGTTGTGGCAGGCCCTGCTCGACCAGGGTGTCCTGGTCCGTGACGTGGGCATTCCCCACTATCTTCGGGTGACGGCGGGGACGCCCGCCGAGACCGACCGCTTCCTGACCGCCCTGCGCGAGCTCGCCCCGACCCACCGACTGGAGCCTCGATGA
- the hisD gene encoding histidinol dehydrogenase, translating into MLSIEDLRGRELSARALRETLPRAELDVEAALDVVRPICEDVRHRGAAALLELGERLDGVRPPSLRVPVEVLALAAEQLDPDVRRALEVAIERARLVHRAQRRQDVTVQVVPGGTVTERWVPVERVGLYVPGGLAVYPSSVVMNVVPAQEAGVGSLAVASPPQREGIGRFAGLPHPTILAACHLLGVQEVYAVGGAQAVAMFAYGAAADEALDTEAVEPAALVTGPGNVYVASAKRLLQGVIGIDAEAGPTEIAVLADDSADPEHVAADLISQAEHDPLAGSVLVTDSAELARQVVAAVERRVPDTKHAERVRTALTGSQSGIVLVDDLDTGLRVVDAYAAEHLEIQTRDAAAVAARVRNAGAVFVGSYAPVSLGDYAAGSNHVLPTGGSAAYASGLSVQSFLRGIHVVDYSQDALREVAHHVVALAQSEDLPGHSQAITARFGDEVPEPGPAGEPA; encoded by the coding sequence ATGCTGTCGATCGAGGACCTGCGGGGGCGTGAGCTGAGCGCCCGTGCCCTGCGCGAGACCCTGCCCCGGGCCGAGCTGGACGTGGAGGCCGCGCTGGACGTGGTGCGCCCCATCTGCGAGGACGTGCGGCATCGCGGTGCCGCGGCCCTCCTGGAGCTGGGGGAGCGCCTCGACGGGGTGCGTCCCCCGAGCCTGCGGGTGCCGGTCGAGGTGCTGGCCCTCGCGGCCGAGCAGCTCGACCCCGACGTCCGGCGTGCCCTGGAGGTGGCCATCGAGCGCGCCCGCCTGGTCCACCGGGCCCAGCGGCGGCAGGACGTGACGGTCCAGGTCGTCCCGGGCGGCACCGTGACCGAGCGGTGGGTGCCCGTCGAGCGGGTGGGGCTCTACGTCCCCGGCGGACTGGCCGTCTATCCCTCGTCCGTGGTGATGAACGTCGTGCCCGCCCAGGAGGCCGGCGTCGGCTCCCTCGCCGTCGCGAGCCCGCCGCAGCGCGAGGGGATCGGCCGCTTCGCGGGGCTGCCGCACCCCACCATCCTCGCGGCCTGCCACCTGCTCGGCGTCCAGGAGGTGTATGCCGTCGGCGGCGCCCAGGCCGTCGCGATGTTCGCCTACGGCGCGGCCGCCGACGAGGCGCTGGACACCGAGGCCGTCGAGCCCGCCGCCCTGGTGACCGGCCCCGGCAACGTCTACGTCGCGTCCGCGAAGCGGCTGCTCCAGGGGGTCATCGGCATCGACGCGGAGGCCGGCCCGACCGAGATCGCCGTGCTCGCCGACGACTCCGCCGACCCCGAGCACGTCGCCGCCGACCTGATCAGCCAGGCCGAGCACGACCCGCTCGCGGGATCCGTGCTGGTCACCGACTCCGCGGAGCTCGCGCGGCAGGTGGTCGCGGCCGTCGAGCGGCGCGTCCCCGACACCAAGCACGCCGAGCGGGTCCGCACCGCCCTCACCGGCAGCCAGTCCGGGATCGTCCTCGTCGACGACCTGGACACCGGGCTGCGCGTCGTGGACGCCTACGCCGCCGAGCACCTGGAGATCCAGACCCGCGACGCCGCCGCCGTCGCCGCCCGCGTCCGCAACGCCGGGGCCGTCTTCGTCGGCTCCTACGCCCCGGTCTCGCTCGGCGACTACGCCGCCGGGTCCAACCACGTGCTGCCCACCGGCGGCTCGGCGGCCTACGCGAGCGGGCTGTCGGTGCAGTCCTTCCTGCGAGGCATCCACGTCGTCGACTACTCCCAGGACGCGCTGCGCGAGGTCGCGCACCACGTCGTCGCCCTCGCACAGTCCGAGGACCTGCCCGGACACAGCCAGGCGATCACCGCCCGCTTCGGCGACGAGGTGCCCGAGCCCGGACCGGCGGGGGAGCCGGCATGA
- a CDS encoding CPBP family intramembrane glutamic endopeptidase: MSSVAPPPPPGWAPGPPPPPVGPPRIPDLPPRAVDYQQVLRGPRHREWRPLASLVVMVLSFVLVNIVGWAAALGVVAATGGDPERWLQDAGSITSEPGGFLVTNLTLAALVPCAAFAVWLGHGVPGRYLSSVTGRFRWRWFARCLLVLVPLWALYVGLGSALDPPPSGRPQQWVVLLLVMVLTTPLQCAGEEFAFRGWILQSLGSWARHRWVALVLPTVASCLLFGLAHGSKDPWVMADLSIFAVTACLMTWRTGGLEAAIALHCANNMLVMGISLVLGGFDEGFIDQGTTSSPAALVPSLVMMPIAYALVAWQARRAGIVSRTEPQIPPPPVVWLPATTPVTTAPAPTSPGVVPSRGDVPPQGTTPPPPSGPPAPPAGPGRTTGTGWD; encoded by the coding sequence ATGTCCTCCGTCGCTCCTCCGCCGCCGCCCGGCTGGGCACCCGGCCCCCCACCACCCCCGGTCGGACCACCCCGGATCCCGGACCTGCCCCCGCGGGCGGTGGACTACCAGCAGGTGCTGCGGGGCCCGCGCCACCGGGAGTGGCGGCCGCTCGCGTCGCTCGTGGTGATGGTGCTGTCGTTCGTCCTCGTCAACATCGTGGGCTGGGCCGCGGCCCTCGGGGTGGTGGCCGCGACCGGTGGCGACCCGGAGCGCTGGCTCCAGGACGCGGGATCGATCACCTCCGAGCCGGGGGGCTTCCTGGTCACCAACCTCACGCTGGCGGCGCTGGTGCCGTGCGCGGCGTTCGCCGTCTGGCTGGGGCACGGGGTCCCCGGGCGCTACCTGTCCTCGGTGACCGGGCGCTTCCGCTGGCGGTGGTTCGCCCGCTGCCTGCTGGTGCTCGTGCCGCTCTGGGCGCTGTACGTCGGTCTGGGGTCCGCCCTGGACCCGCCGCCGAGCGGACGCCCACAGCAGTGGGTGGTGCTCCTGCTCGTCATGGTGCTGACCACGCCGTTGCAGTGCGCGGGCGAGGAGTTCGCCTTCCGCGGGTGGATCCTGCAGAGCCTCGGCTCCTGGGCCCGGCACCGTTGGGTCGCTCTGGTCCTGCCGACCGTCGCCTCGTGCCTGCTCTTCGGTCTCGCCCACGGCAGCAAGGACCCCTGGGTCATGGCCGACCTGTCGATCTTCGCCGTCACCGCCTGCCTGATGACCTGGCGGACCGGGGGCCTGGAGGCGGCCATTGCGCTGCACTGCGCCAACAACATGCTGGTCATGGGGATCTCGCTGGTGCTCGGCGGCTTCGACGAGGGCTTCATCGACCAGGGCACGACGAGCTCTCCGGCCGCGCTGGTCCCCTCGCTGGTGATGATGCCGATCGCCTACGCCCTCGTCGCCTGGCAGGCGCGACGGGCGGGCATCGTGAGTCGCACCGAGCCGCAGATCCCCCCGCCGCCCGTCGTCTGGCTGCCGGCCACGACGCCCGTGACGACGGCGCCTGCACCCACCTCGCCCGGGGTCGTGCCCTCGCGGGGCGACGTGCCCCCGCAGGGGACGACTCCTCCGCCGCCGTCCGGCCCGCCCGCTCCCCCTGCAGGGCCGGGCCGGACGACGGGAACCGGGTGGGACTGA
- a CDS encoding M14 family zinc carboxypeptidase encodes MSFVARTIAAAVAVAVALPATATASGSPARRAVAPEAAARQAGATPALAAVAGPVRETRVIGRTRRGRPIHAYRLGEPGKPVVAVIATMHGNERLNHWVVNGLRTGRPVRGVDLWVVEYVNPDGWARSSRYNAAGVDLNRNFPTAWSSRVPRAGRGPASEPETRALMAFLDRTDPRHVVSLHQPFDGVDTYALKDRALAARLSRQLGLATKSFACSGGCHGTMTQWFNARHRGAAITVEWGRSPTRAQLARACDGVLRAIGGTR; translated from the coding sequence ATGTCCTTCGTCGCCCGCACCATCGCTGCCGCCGTGGCCGTGGCCGTGGCCCTCCCCGCCACGGCCACGGCGTCCGGCAGCCCTGCCCGGCGAGCCGTCGCCCCGGAGGCGGCCGCCCGGCAGGCGGGGGCCACGCCCGCCCTCGCGGCGGTCGCCGGCCCGGTCCGCGAGACCCGCGTCATCGGCCGCACCCGCCGGGGCCGCCCCATCCATGCCTACCGGCTGGGGGAGCCCGGCAAGCCCGTGGTCGCCGTGATCGCCACGATGCACGGCAACGAGCGGCTGAACCACTGGGTCGTGAACGGCCTGCGCACCGGTCGCCCGGTCAGGGGCGTGGACCTGTGGGTCGTGGAGTACGTCAACCCTGACGGCTGGGCCCGGAGTTCGCGCTACAACGCCGCCGGCGTCGACCTCAACCGCAACTTCCCGACGGCCTGGAGCTCCCGGGTGCCGCGGGCGGGTCGCGGGCCGGCGTCCGAGCCGGAGACCCGCGCGCTGATGGCCTTCCTGGACCGCACCGACCCGCGCCACGTCGTCAGCCTGCACCAGCCCTTCGACGGCGTGGACACCTATGCCCTCAAGGACCGGGCCCTGGCCGCCCGCCTGTCCCGTCAGCTGGGGCTGGCCACGAAGTCCTTCGCCTGCTCGGGTGGTTGCCACGGCACGATGACGCAGTGGTTCAACGCCCGGCACCGCGGCGCGGCGATCACCGTGGAGTGGGGTCGCTCGCCGACGCGCGCACAGCTCGCGCGCGCCTGCGACGGGGTGCTCCGAGCGATCGGGGGCACCCGCTAG
- a CDS encoding ABC transporter permease → MEPVTTGSSLVSVATTADVVRLVAVVLILSLAAAAVHHWGRLGHTGATVTAAARATLQLAVVGMLIAAVLRSWWLTLAFIVLMLGVASLTAGRRVVPDGGTWWTVLPVCAGAVPVGMALAASGLVPLRPIAVVPILGILIGNAMTATTLAGKRTLDALRQRHGEFEAALSLGLLDRDAALLVGRDDAALALVPGLDQTRTVGLVTLPGAFVGTLLGGASPLEAAAVQLVVLAALLLVQALAVVVTVELVARGRVGDHGRRAA, encoded by the coding sequence ATGGAGCCCGTGACCACCGGCTCCTCCCTCGTCTCCGTCGCCACGACCGCCGACGTCGTCCGGCTGGTGGCGGTCGTCCTGATCCTCTCCCTCGCCGCGGCCGCGGTCCACCACTGGGGACGCCTCGGCCACACGGGCGCCACCGTCACCGCGGCCGCCCGGGCCACCCTCCAGCTGGCGGTCGTCGGGATGCTGATCGCCGCGGTGCTGCGCTCGTGGTGGCTGACCCTGGCCTTCATCGTCCTCATGCTCGGTGTGGCCTCGCTGACCGCCGGCAGGCGCGTCGTACCGGACGGGGGCACCTGGTGGACCGTGCTGCCGGTCTGCGCGGGAGCCGTCCCGGTCGGTATGGCGCTCGCGGCGTCCGGCCTGGTCCCCCTGCGCCCCATCGCGGTCGTGCCGATCCTCGGCATCCTCATCGGCAACGCGATGACCGCGACCACCCTGGCCGGCAAGCGCACCCTGGACGCGCTGCGGCAACGGCACGGCGAGTTCGAGGCGGCCCTGTCGCTGGGGCTGCTCGACCGGGACGCCGCGCTGCTGGTCGGCCGCGACGACGCCGCGCTCGCCCTGGTCCCGGGGTTGGACCAGACCCGCACCGTCGGGCTGGTGACGCTGCCGGGCGCCTTCGTCGGCACCCTCCTCGGCGGCGCGTCCCCGCTCGAGGCGGCCGCGGTGCAGCTCGTCGTCCTCGCGGCCCTGCTCCTCGTCCAGGCGCTCGCCGTCGTCGTGACGGTCGAGCTCGTGGCCCGGGGGCGGGTCGGCGACCACGGCCGACGGGCGGCGTGA
- a CDS encoding SPFH domain-containing protein gives MSTQHTPGGSADRSDDTVDPIQAPPSTRPVGHEGARVGVNERPAFAMDGFLALALALLLLVGGVACVALGVDQAAKAGSVTATPFVVGVLLMLVGAIVASSVVVIQPGQTAVIQFFGRYVGTARRTGLTMVLPFTSKRRVSVRVNNFETNTLKVNDADGNPVEIAAIVVWQVADTARACFSVESYDNFVRVQSESALRHVAISHPYDAPDEVESAVESLRGSTDVVSGELAREVAERVAVAGVEIVEVRISHLAYAPEIAQAMLQRQQASAIVAARARIVEGAVGMVDMALARLEQQDIVELDDERKAAMVSNLLVVLCGESRATPVVNTGSLYQ, from the coding sequence ATGAGCACGCAGCACACGCCCGGCGGATCGGCCGACCGCAGCGACGACACCGTGGACCCGATCCAGGCCCCGCCGTCCACGAGGCCCGTGGGTCACGAGGGAGCACGGGTCGGGGTCAACGAGCGACCGGCCTTCGCCATGGACGGCTTCCTGGCCCTCGCGCTGGCGCTCCTGCTGCTCGTCGGCGGCGTGGCGTGCGTCGCGCTGGGGGTCGACCAGGCCGCCAAGGCCGGCTCCGTGACGGCGACGCCCTTCGTCGTCGGGGTGCTGCTCATGCTCGTCGGGGCGATCGTCGCCAGCTCGGTGGTGGTCATCCAGCCCGGCCAGACAGCGGTGATCCAGTTCTTCGGGCGGTATGTCGGCACCGCCCGGCGCACCGGCCTGACGATGGTGCTGCCGTTCACCAGCAAGCGACGGGTGTCGGTGCGGGTCAACAACTTCGAGACCAACACGCTCAAGGTCAACGACGCCGACGGCAACCCCGTCGAGATCGCCGCCATCGTCGTCTGGCAGGTCGCGGACACCGCTCGGGCGTGCTTCTCGGTGGAGTCCTACGACAACTTCGTCCGGGTGCAGTCCGAGTCGGCGCTGCGCCACGTGGCGATCTCCCATCCCTACGACGCGCCCGACGAGGTCGAGAGCGCGGTCGAGTCGCTGCGCGGGTCCACCGACGTCGTGTCCGGGGAGCTGGCCCGCGAGGTGGCCGAGCGGGTCGCGGTCGCCGGCGTGGAGATCGTCGAGGTCCGCATCTCCCACCTTGCCTATGCCCCCGAGATCGCCCAGGCGATGCTGCAGCGCCAGCAGGCCTCGGCCATCGTCGCGGCCCGCGCGCGCATCGTCGAGGGCGCGGTCGGCATGGTCGACATGGCCCTCGCCCGCCTCGAGCAGCAGGACATCGTCGAGCTCGACGACGAGCGCAAGGCCGCCATGGTCTCCAACCTGCTCGTCGTGCTCTGCGGCGAGTCGCGGGCGACGCCCGTCGTCAACACGGGGTCGCTCTACCAGTGA
- a CDS encoding shikimate 5-dehydrogenase — protein sequence MTPTPDPRVTVRVSRDTQLCVSLSGRPSDIGTRFHNYLYAELGLDYVYKAFTATDIRDAVAGVRGLGIRGCAVSMPWKEDVIALVDEMTPSAAAIESVNTIVNDDGRLVAYNTDYLAIRSLLDSHEVPRSLPFAVLGSGGMAKAAVAALTDAGFASGHVVARNPETGPALASRYGHAWASSLDGIAPGLVLNATPVGMAGGAGEGELSAPREVVEGAEVVFDVVAFPSETPLVALARELGREVITGAEVIALQAAEQFVLYTGVRPTDEQVRRASEFSREA from the coding sequence ATGACCCCCACGCCCGACCCGCGGGTGACCGTGCGCGTCTCCCGCGACACCCAGCTGTGCGTCTCGCTGTCCGGGCGACCGTCCGACATCGGCACCCGGTTCCACAACTACCTGTATGCCGAGCTCGGGCTGGACTACGTCTACAAGGCCTTCACGGCGACCGACATCCGCGACGCCGTCGCCGGGGTGCGGGGCCTGGGGATCCGCGGCTGCGCGGTCTCGATGCCGTGGAAGGAGGACGTGATCGCGCTCGTCGACGAGATGACGCCGTCCGCCGCGGCCATCGAGTCGGTCAACACGATCGTCAACGACGACGGACGACTGGTGGCCTACAACACCGACTACCTCGCGATCCGCTCGCTGCTCGACTCCCACGAGGTGCCCCGGTCGCTGCCGTTCGCCGTGCTGGGCTCGGGCGGTATGGCGAAGGCCGCTGTCGCCGCGCTCACGGACGCGGGCTTCGCCTCCGGGCACGTCGTGGCCCGCAACCCCGAGACCGGCCCGGCGCTCGCGTCCCGCTACGGCCACGCCTGGGCGTCGTCGCTGGACGGGATCGCCCCCGGCCTGGTGCTCAACGCGACCCCGGTGGGCATGGCCGGCGGGGCCGGGGAGGGCGAGCTGTCCGCACCCCGGGAGGTCGTCGAGGGGGCCGAGGTGGTCTTCGACGTGGTGGCCTTCCCGTCCGAGACGCCGCTGGTGGCGCTCGCCCGCGAGCTCGGCCGCGAGGTGATCACCGGGGCGGAGGTGATCGCCCTGCAGGCGGCCGAGCAGTTCGTGCTCTACACCGGGGTCCGCCCCACCGACGAGCAGGTGCGCCGGGCCTCGGAGTTCTCCCGCGAGGCCTGA
- a CDS encoding S9 family peptidase encodes MTSASLPEPPRARRVETTRIHHGESVSDPYEWLRDKSAPEVIAHLEAENAYTAAMTADQEPLRQAIFEELKARVQETDLSVPVAYRGWWYYSRTTEGEQYARECRVLVADTPGGVPGPPPQLVDGTPPEGEQVLLDGPALAQGHEFFAVGSTDVSHDGTRFAYAVDTTGDERYDLVITEVPTDPTVTGVVGRVIDNQVTGIGYGLVFSLDGRQVYYTRNDDAWRQFQVWRHEIGTPVEQDVLVHDETDERFWVGVGSSRDDRWIVIVTGSKTTSETWLVDSADPDATPRVVAPREEGVEYDVEPAGEVLLITHNAAHQDFELAVAPADATSRDRWRTVLTPGEGERVVGVEAFSAYAVVVMRKDGLTALSVLDRPRPDELAAPRPLEFDEPIYTVHPGDNLDYDATWLRISYQSLVTPPCVYDVDLATLGRTLRKRTEVLGGVDLDDYEQRREWATAPDGTRVPISLVYRKGTRPDGTHPGMLYAYGSYEACTDPWFSFLRFSLLDRGFVWALAHVRGGGEMGRAWYDQGKTLAKRNTFTDFVACGEHLVQTGWVAPDRLVAEGGSAGGLLIGAVANIAPDLFRALHAQVPFVDALTTILDPSLPLTVGEWEEWGDPLHDPEVYRYMRGYSPYENIAPRRYPAILATTSLNDTRVFYVEPAKWVARLRETVTNDPAERPVLLQTEMVAGHGGVSGRYDAWRQAAFEWAWLMTQAGVTR; translated from the coding sequence GTGACCTCCGCATCCTTGCCCGAGCCCCCGCGCGCCCGCCGGGTGGAGACGACCCGCATCCACCACGGGGAGAGCGTGTCCGACCCCTACGAGTGGCTGCGGGACAAGTCCGCGCCGGAGGTCATCGCCCATCTGGAGGCGGAGAACGCCTACACCGCCGCGATGACCGCCGACCAGGAGCCGCTGCGACAGGCGATCTTCGAGGAGCTGAAGGCGCGGGTCCAGGAGACCGACCTGTCGGTGCCGGTGGCCTACCGCGGCTGGTGGTACTACTCGCGCACCACCGAGGGCGAGCAGTACGCCCGCGAGTGCCGGGTCCTCGTGGCCGACACCCCCGGCGGGGTCCCGGGACCGCCCCCGCAGCTCGTCGACGGCACCCCGCCCGAGGGGGAGCAGGTGCTCCTGGACGGACCCGCTCTCGCGCAGGGCCACGAGTTCTTCGCCGTCGGGTCCACCGACGTCAGCCACGACGGCACCCGGTTCGCGTATGCCGTGGACACGACGGGCGACGAGCGCTACGACCTGGTCATCACCGAGGTGCCCACCGACCCCACGGTCACCGGGGTGGTCGGGCGGGTCATCGACAACCAGGTCACCGGGATCGGCTACGGCCTGGTCTTCTCCCTCGACGGTCGGCAGGTCTACTACACCCGCAACGACGACGCCTGGCGGCAGTTCCAGGTCTGGCGGCACGAGATCGGCACCCCCGTCGAGCAGGACGTGCTGGTCCACGACGAGACCGACGAGCGCTTCTGGGTGGGGGTCGGGTCCAGCCGCGACGACCGCTGGATCGTCATCGTCACCGGGTCCAAGACCACCTCGGAGACCTGGCTCGTCGACTCGGCCGACCCCGACGCGACCCCTCGGGTGGTCGCCCCCCGCGAGGAGGGCGTGGAGTACGACGTCGAGCCCGCCGGCGAGGTGCTGCTGATCACCCACAACGCCGCCCACCAGGACTTCGAGCTGGCCGTGGCACCCGCCGACGCCACGAGCCGGGACCGGTGGCGGACCGTCCTCACCCCGGGCGAGGGGGAGCGGGTGGTGGGGGTGGAGGCCTTCTCGGCATACGCCGTCGTCGTGATGCGCAAGGACGGGCTCACCGCCCTGTCCGTGCTGGACCGCCCCCGGCCCGACGAGCTGGCCGCGCCGCGGCCGTTGGAGTTCGACGAGCCGATCTACACCGTGCACCCCGGTGACAACCTCGACTACGACGCGACCTGGCTGCGGATCTCCTACCAGTCGCTGGTCACCCCGCCGTGCGTCTACGACGTGGACCTGGCCACCCTCGGGCGGACCCTGCGCAAGCGCACCGAGGTGCTCGGCGGGGTGGACCTGGACGACTACGAGCAGCGCCGCGAGTGGGCGACCGCGCCGGACGGCACCCGGGTGCCGATCTCGCTGGTCTACCGCAAGGGCACCCGGCCCGACGGCACGCACCCCGGGATGCTCTACGCCTACGGCTCCTACGAGGCCTGCACGGACCCGTGGTTCTCCTTCCTGCGGTTCAGCCTCCTCGACCGCGGCTTCGTCTGGGCCCTGGCGCACGTGCGCGGCGGCGGCGAGATGGGGCGGGCGTGGTACGACCAGGGCAAGACGCTCGCCAAGCGCAACACCTTCACCGACTTCGTCGCGTGCGGCGAGCACCTGGTGCAGACCGGGTGGGTGGCGCCGGACCGGCTCGTCGCCGAGGGCGGCTCGGCCGGCGGGCTGCTGATCGGGGCCGTCGCCAACATCGCCCCGGACCTGTTCCGCGCGCTGCACGCCCAGGTGCCCTTCGTGGACGCCCTGACCACCATCCTCGACCCCTCGTTGCCGCTGACGGTGGGCGAGTGGGAGGAGTGGGGCGACCCGCTGCACGACCCCGAGGTCTACCGCTACATGCGCGGCTACTCGCCCTACGAGAACATCGCCCCGCGCCGCTATCCCGCGATCCTGGCGACCACCTCGCTCAACGACACCCGGGTGTTCTACGTCGAGCCCGCCAAGTGGGTCGCCCGGCTGCGCGAGACCGTCACCAACGACCCGGCCGAGCGCCCCGTCCTGCTGCAGACCGAGATGGTGGCCGGGCACGGCGGCGTCTCCGGGCGCTACGACGCCTGGCGGCAGGCGGCCTTCGAGTGGGCCTGGCTGATGACCCAGGCGGGGGTGACCCGATGA